The proteins below come from a single Vanacampus margaritifer isolate UIUO_Vmar chromosome 10, RoL_Vmar_1.0, whole genome shotgun sequence genomic window:
- the arhgef37 gene encoding rho guanine nucleotide exchange factor 37 isoform X1 has translation MEVPSMPRPVPFPRTIFNPALSSVDATENLSMNDPPPEQEKLQEEHDLEDDAFKDDEEEKSVAVPSAEELEKMAEEERVAKERAAQRQLMSIRELVESERNYLRMLQVSTVTIRSNLQKLQPPLANLDSMFLYVEGVMDVSSRLLSLLDQKQLQPEEPLFLEVLCDAFLSLSSDIEAAYKEYLTNYNCVTVVENSYKQKEALWDQIVEVIKTSAPEVNASSLSFFLVMPVQRIARYPLLLQTIQKHIGAGHPAYTLLEKTAHTSIAINCRINEYKRFREVADKYKKSETLSIMDKINRLNSRSIAKKTARIGRFIKHETGMVTKLVDEEFDTLESFFNVLEDGILQLLDNVELYLHHLRTFLNCKTEEFDLDMDGEKAPICYKEITTGLRQWILPEFEKRMRTLIHKPLCALRDLLAGPRNLIRKRLHKLLDYEVIEAKTALSYEEQAIANTYRTMNTLLLNELPKFNSLALQMIWSMLGTFSCLHRDLASDLEQLFQSFAQQLAHSSLDTRVFWEWAETAVLEEARRLDTLAQSVEETLLRPTSQPLNSSSHQRLQLLTIKHSSDKIYQVVSAVVGSRDLDLNLAKGELVAVISQADTRGDQRRWLVDAGGPRGYAPASRLIRYHQAEQEPPPSPHLSLPQDVTVTRRHSYTAGLPHTTTTAAGVAFSQPCFQVYAAYGFAARGNHEVSVAQGEPVRVLEPHDKRGSREWSLVEVRGRQRGYVPSNYLAVAPVAGTLATRQPSC, from the exons ATGGAGGTGCCCAGCATGCCTCGACCTGTGCCCTTCCCCCGCACTATTTTTAATCCCGCTCTGTCTTCTGTGGACGCCACGGAGAATCTCTCCATGAATGATCCACCGCCGGAACAAGAGAAGCTCCAGGAGGAGCATGATCTAGAAGATGATGCCTTtaaagatgatgaagaagagaAGAGTGTAGCTGTTCCCTCAGCGGAAGAGTTGGAAAAGATGGCGGAGGAGGAGAGGGTGGCGAAGGAGAGGGCGGCACAGAGGCAGTTGATGTCCATCCGGGAGCTGGTGGAGTCTGAAAGGAATTACCTGAGAATGCTGCAGGTCAGCACGGTGACCATCAGGAGCAACCTGCAAAAATTACAG CCTCCGTTGGCCAACCTGGACAGCATGTTCCTTTACGTGGAGGGTGTAATGGACGTGTCCAGTCGACTCCTCAGTCTGCTGGATCAGAAGCAGCTCCAACCCGAAGAGCCACTCTTCCTGGAGGTGCTGT GTGACGCTTTCCTCAGCCTGTCCTCCGATATCGAGGCGGCCTACAAGGAGTACCTGACTAACTACAATTGCGTTACCGTGGTGGAGAACTCCTACAAACAGAAGGAGGCGCTGTGGGACCAGATTGTCGAAGTCATCAAGACATCAgc CCCTGAAGTGAATGCCAGCTCGCTGAGTTTCTTCCTGGTGATGCCCGTGCAGCGTATTGCCCGCTACCCTCTCCTCCTGCAGACAATCCAGAAGCACATAGGCGCAGGGCACCCGGCGTACACGCTGCTGGAAAAGACAGCACACACCTCCATCGCCATAAACTGTCGCATCAACGAGTATAAGCGCTTCCGGGAAGTTG CCGACAAGTACAAGAAGAGCGAGACGTTGAGCATTATGGACAAGATCAACCGTTTGAACTCACGCAGCATTGCTAAGAAAACGGCCAGGATTGGACGGTTTATCAAACATGAGACCGGCATGGTTACCAAG CTAGTGGATGAGGAGTTTGACACACTAGAAAGCTTCTTTAATGTCCTCGAGGATGGCATCTTGCAGCTACTGGACAACGTGGAACTCTACCTCCATCACCTCCGG ACTTTCTTGAACTGCAAGACGGAGGAGTTTGACCTGGACATGGACGGTGAGAAGGCACCCATTTGCTATAAGGAGATCACCACAGGACTCAGACAGTGGATCCTACCTGAATTT GAAAAGAGGATGAGGACATTGATCCACAAGCCTCTGTGTGCGCTCCGTGACCTCTTGGCGGGCCCAAGGAACCTGATCCGTAAGAGGTTGCATAAGCTGCTTGACTATGAAGTGATCGAGGCCAAGACTGCCCTGAGTTATGAGGAGCAGGCCATTGCCAACACGTATAG GACGATGAACACATTGCTGCTTAACGAGCTTCCCAAGTTTAACAGTTTAGCGCTGCAGATGATCTGGAGCATGCTGGGGACGTTCAGCTGCCTACACAGAGACCTTGCTTCCGACTTGGAGCAGCTCTTCCAGAGCTTCGCCCAACAG CTTGCTCACAGCTCTTTAGACACTCGTGTATTTTGGGAGTGGGCTGAGACGGCAGTGCTCGAAGAGGCAAGGAGGTTGGATACTTTGGCTCAAAGTGTGGAGGAGACGCTATTGCGGCCCACTTCTCAG CCCCTGAACTCGTCCTCACATCAGCGGCTCCAGCTGCTGACTATCAAGCACAGCTCCGACAAGATCTACCAGGTGGTGAGCGCTGTGGTGGGGAGTCGAGACCTGGACCTCAACCTCGCCAAGGGAGAGCTCGTAGCCGTCATCAGCCAGGCAGACACTCGCGGAGACCAACGCAGGTGGCTCGTGGATGCCGGAG GCCCACGAGGCTACGCGCCGGCCTCCAGGTTGATCCGCTATCACCAGGCGGAGCAGGAGCCACCCCCCTCGCCTCATCTGAGCCTCCCGCAGGACGTCACCGTCACCAGAAGACACTCATACACGGCAGGGCTACCACACACCACCACAACAGCGGCCGGGGTGGCGTTCAGCCAACCATGCTTCCAG GTGTATGCGGCGTATGGCTTCGCGGCGCGAGGGAACCACGAAGTTTCTGTGGCGCAGGGCGAGCCGGTGCGTGTCCTAGAGCCTCACGACAAGCGTGGCAGCCGCGAGTGGAGCCTGGTGGAGGTGCGAGGCCGGCAGAGGGGCTACGTGCCCTCCAACTACCTCGCCGTAGCGCCCGTCGCGGGCACGCTGGCCACCCGCCAGCCATCCTGCTAA
- the arhgef37 gene encoding rho guanine nucleotide exchange factor 37 isoform X2 produces MFLYVEGVMDVSSRLLSLLDQKQLQPEEPLFLEVLCDAFLSLSSDIEAAYKEYLTNYNCVTVVENSYKQKEALWDQIVEVIKTSAPEVNASSLSFFLVMPVQRIARYPLLLQTIQKHIGAGHPAYTLLEKTAHTSIAINCRINEYKRFREVADKYKKSETLSIMDKINRLNSRSIAKKTARIGRFIKHETGMVTKLVDEEFDTLESFFNVLEDGILQLLDNVELYLHHLRTFLNCKTEEFDLDMDGEKAPICYKEITTGLRQWILPEFEKRMRTLIHKPLCALRDLLAGPRNLIRKRLHKLLDYEVIEAKTALSYEEQAIANTYRTMNTLLLNELPKFNSLALQMIWSMLGTFSCLHRDLASDLEQLFQSFAQQLAHSSLDTRVFWEWAETAVLEEARRLDTLAQSVEETLLRPTSQPLNSSSHQRLQLLTIKHSSDKIYQVVSAVVGSRDLDLNLAKGELVAVISQADTRGDQRRWLVDAGGPRGYAPASRLIRYHQAEQEPPPSPHLSLPQDVTVTRRHSYTAGLPHTTTTAAGVAFSQPCFQVYAAYGFAARGNHEVSVAQGEPVRVLEPHDKRGSREWSLVEVRGRQRGYVPSNYLAVAPVAGTLATRQPSC; encoded by the exons ATGTTCCTTTACGTGGAGGGTGTAATGGACGTGTCCAGTCGACTCCTCAGTCTGCTGGATCAGAAGCAGCTCCAACCCGAAGAGCCACTCTTCCTGGAGGTGCTGT GTGACGCTTTCCTCAGCCTGTCCTCCGATATCGAGGCGGCCTACAAGGAGTACCTGACTAACTACAATTGCGTTACCGTGGTGGAGAACTCCTACAAACAGAAGGAGGCGCTGTGGGACCAGATTGTCGAAGTCATCAAGACATCAgc CCCTGAAGTGAATGCCAGCTCGCTGAGTTTCTTCCTGGTGATGCCCGTGCAGCGTATTGCCCGCTACCCTCTCCTCCTGCAGACAATCCAGAAGCACATAGGCGCAGGGCACCCGGCGTACACGCTGCTGGAAAAGACAGCACACACCTCCATCGCCATAAACTGTCGCATCAACGAGTATAAGCGCTTCCGGGAAGTTG CCGACAAGTACAAGAAGAGCGAGACGTTGAGCATTATGGACAAGATCAACCGTTTGAACTCACGCAGCATTGCTAAGAAAACGGCCAGGATTGGACGGTTTATCAAACATGAGACCGGCATGGTTACCAAG CTAGTGGATGAGGAGTTTGACACACTAGAAAGCTTCTTTAATGTCCTCGAGGATGGCATCTTGCAGCTACTGGACAACGTGGAACTCTACCTCCATCACCTCCGG ACTTTCTTGAACTGCAAGACGGAGGAGTTTGACCTGGACATGGACGGTGAGAAGGCACCCATTTGCTATAAGGAGATCACCACAGGACTCAGACAGTGGATCCTACCTGAATTT GAAAAGAGGATGAGGACATTGATCCACAAGCCTCTGTGTGCGCTCCGTGACCTCTTGGCGGGCCCAAGGAACCTGATCCGTAAGAGGTTGCATAAGCTGCTTGACTATGAAGTGATCGAGGCCAAGACTGCCCTGAGTTATGAGGAGCAGGCCATTGCCAACACGTATAG GACGATGAACACATTGCTGCTTAACGAGCTTCCCAAGTTTAACAGTTTAGCGCTGCAGATGATCTGGAGCATGCTGGGGACGTTCAGCTGCCTACACAGAGACCTTGCTTCCGACTTGGAGCAGCTCTTCCAGAGCTTCGCCCAACAG CTTGCTCACAGCTCTTTAGACACTCGTGTATTTTGGGAGTGGGCTGAGACGGCAGTGCTCGAAGAGGCAAGGAGGTTGGATACTTTGGCTCAAAGTGTGGAGGAGACGCTATTGCGGCCCACTTCTCAG CCCCTGAACTCGTCCTCACATCAGCGGCTCCAGCTGCTGACTATCAAGCACAGCTCCGACAAGATCTACCAGGTGGTGAGCGCTGTGGTGGGGAGTCGAGACCTGGACCTCAACCTCGCCAAGGGAGAGCTCGTAGCCGTCATCAGCCAGGCAGACACTCGCGGAGACCAACGCAGGTGGCTCGTGGATGCCGGAG GCCCACGAGGCTACGCGCCGGCCTCCAGGTTGATCCGCTATCACCAGGCGGAGCAGGAGCCACCCCCCTCGCCTCATCTGAGCCTCCCGCAGGACGTCACCGTCACCAGAAGACACTCATACACGGCAGGGCTACCACACACCACCACAACAGCGGCCGGGGTGGCGTTCAGCCAACCATGCTTCCAG GTGTATGCGGCGTATGGCTTCGCGGCGCGAGGGAACCACGAAGTTTCTGTGGCGCAGGGCGAGCCGGTGCGTGTCCTAGAGCCTCACGACAAGCGTGGCAGCCGCGAGTGGAGCCTGGTGGAGGTGCGAGGCCGGCAGAGGGGCTACGTGCCCTCCAACTACCTCGCCGTAGCGCCCGTCGCGGGCACGCTGGCCACCCGCCAGCCATCCTGCTAA
- the elp1 gene encoding elongator complex protein 1, whose product MRNLKLLKSLHSSELQGPGSPQCLALRTDAGTLLVVSHYSITEFNPQTGQVVSEASLTADGYLPADGSGCVVGLQDLAEVESACLATAAGDVVVLDFNTSQLECVGSVESGLTSMSWSPDEELVILTTGQETVIMMTKNFEPITEFAIHQDDFGEGKFITVGWGKKETQFHGSEGKQAAQRKAQDVKPAAEWDNRRPRVTWRGDGQLFAVSAVCPTTGARKVRVWNREGVLQATSEPIDGLEQPLSWKPSGSLMASTQRHPNKHSVVFMEKNGLLHGDFTLPLRKDQAKVKELLWNNDSTVLAVWLEDLTAGEDGRLNTCVQLWTVANYHWYLKQSLDFGTDPSQTPQCVCWDSEQPLRLHLATRGWRYLAYDWGWTTEKSPGTDSSDNANVAVIDGDKILVTTFRQSMVPPPMCSFELQLSSPVNQVTFLCQPQKTNQLAALTANGNITIYGQDSGRKPDKVANEFRTVVHPLVLQKTFSIAIHQESPLFLRHLLWLQDNLFVAVSTGLLPTSSSLMLLCPGQDADADTLSVRCRLEVEGVVISVVHCCSTRSVALQLEDGRIRKLLWDCANPSVEEWCDSSGYSVNFPVACTQMALCSVDGQECVMGLTDRSHLYAADMELASNVSSFAVCDDFLVVTTHSHTCRCLRLSTLGLKALQAAMAQDGGQNDETLRRVERGSRVVTVVPRDTRVVLQMPRGNLETIHHRALVLAQLRQWLDDLRFKEAFECMKKLRINLNLIYDHNPKVFLENTHTFLTQLDSINNINLFLTELREEDTISSMYPRPGGCMQLQRPPPASACKKVDVVCDALRKTMEGTDPNKFCLSILTTHVKKSTPELEIALQKVHELRMNPPEEDGGVNAEEALKYLLFLVNVNDLYEHSLGTYDFDLVLMVAEKSQKDPKEYLPFLNMLKSLEVNYQRYTIDKHLKRYSKALTHLTKSGDEHFPEVLQLVKEQKLYSQALRLYPTEGAHYKALSRTYAQHLLDGQRAEHAGLMLWRCGELEGALQAFTAGASWRNAICVAQQIPLPKDQLALVARDLAGKLSEQRRYTEAAVLLDQYAKDCEEAILTLITGAAWEEALRLITLHDRADIIETNLKPALVEAASAQIFLVETQAATFSRHRSRLALVRQQKADKARTGMLDEDGPDCADADLYSEASSVMTASKYSHSNSRVSSRSSKNRRKAERKKLSLKEGNPREEQALMYALGEIVTSVDKLREEVEALLKALVHFRFDKQADELQLVFHEALHAMEEAVPEVWLQDSQSSHTPLTGPNSTANSIMASFQQQPLPPTSQQDIEISTPPTMRSKVEWKLDF is encoded by the exons ATGAGGAACTTAAAGCTACTAAAGAGCCTGCATAGTTCGGAGCTCCAGGGCCCAGGCTCACCGCAGTGTTTGGCGCTACGCACCGATGCCGGGACACTACTGGTCGTCTCCCATTACTCCATTACAGAGTTCAACCCTCAAACTGGACAG GTGGTAAGTGAGGCCTCGCTGACAGCGGACGGCTACCTCCCAGCAGATGGCAGCGGTTGCGTAGTCGGACTGCAGGACCTGGCGGAGGTCGAATCTGCGTGTTTGGCCACGGCTGCTGGGGATGTCGTCGTCTTGGACTTCAACACCAGCCAG TTGGAGTGTGTCGGCAGTGTGGAGAGCGGGCTGACCTCCATGAGCTGGAGCCCTGATGAAGAGCTTGTCATTCTCACGACCG GTCAGGAAACCGTCATCATGATGACCAAAAACTTTGAGCCCATTACCGAGTTTGCAATTCACCAGGATGACTTTGGCGAAG GGAAATTCATCACAGTTGGATGGGGCAAGAAGGAGACGCAGTTCCACGGTTCAGAAGGCAAACAGGCCGCACAGAGGAAGGCTCAG GACGTGAAGCCAGCAGCAGAATGGGACAACCGCCGGCCTCGGGTGACGTGGCGAGGGGACGGACAGCTGTTTGCTGTCAGTGCTGTGTGCCCGACGACAGGGGCCCGCAAGGTCCGGGTGTGGAACAGGGAAGGCGTCCTGCAGGCCACCAGCGAGCCTATCGATGGCCTGGAGCAGCCGCTATCCTGGAA ACCCTCTGGCAGCCTGATGGCGAGCACTCAGCGCCACCCCAACAAGCACAGTGTGGTCTTCATGGAGAAGAACGGCCTGCTGCATGGAGACTTCACCCTGCCCCTAAGAAAAGACCAGGCCAAG GTGAAGGAGCTTCTGTGGAACAATGACTCCACGGTCCTGGCCGTCTGGTTGGAGGATTTAACAGCGGGCGAAGATGGACGCCTTAACACATGCG TGCAGCTGTGGACGGTGGCAAATTACCACTGGTACCTGAAGCAGAGCCTGGATTTCGGCACAGACCCAAGCCAGACACCGCAGTGCGTGTGCTGGGACTCCGAGCAGCCCCTGCGGCTGCACTTGGCCACCCGTGGCTGGCGCTACCTGGCTTACGACTGGGGCTGGACGACAGAGAAGAGCCCGGGGACGGATTCCTCGGACAACGCCAATGTGGCTGTGATTGATGGAG ACAAGATCCTGGTGACCACCTTCAGGCAGAGCATGGTTCCTCCACCCATGTGTTCCTTTGAGCTCCAGCTCAGCTCACCTGTCAATCAGGTTACCTTCCTCTGCCAGCCTCAGAAGACCAACCAGCTGGCGGCACTTACTGCTAATGGAAACATAACCATCTACGGCCAAG ATTCTGGAAGAAAACCTGACAAGGTTGCAAATGAATTCAGAACTGTGGTTCATCCTCTGGTCCTTCAGAAAACCTTCAG CATCGCCATCCACCAAGAGTCACCGCTGTTTCTGCGACATCTGCTGTGGCTTCAGGACAATCTCTTTGTGGCTGTCAGCACGGGTCTGCTGCCCACTTCCTCCTCCCTGATGTTGCTTTGCCCCGGCCAGGATGCCGATGCCGACACGCTCTCAGTCAG ATGTCGGCTGGAAGTGGAAGGCGTCGTGATTAGTGTGGTCCACTGTTGTAGCACGCGCTCGGTGGCCCTACAGTTGGAGGATGGGCGCATCAGGAAGCTCCTTTGGG ATTGTGCCAATCCATCGGTGGAGGAGTGGTGTGACTCCAGCGGGTACAGCGTCAACTTCCCCGTGGCCTGCACTCAGATGGCTCTCTGCAGCGTGGATGGCCAG GAATGTGTGATGGGCCTGACGGACAGATCTCACTTGTACGCTGCTGATATGGAG CTCGCCTCCAACGTGTCATCTTTCGCTGTGTGTGACGACTTCCTGGTGGTTACAACGCACTCGCACACGTGTCGCTGCCTCCGACTGAGCACGCTCGGCCTTAAAG CACTGCAGGCAGCCATGGCCCAGGACGGCGGGCAGAATGACGAGACCCTGCGGCGGGTGGAGCGGGGGTCCCGTGTGGTCACAGTGGTGCCGCGAGACACGCGAGTGGTCTTACAG aTGCCGCGTGGGAATTTGGAGACGATTCACCATCGGGCTCTAGTGCTGGCGCAGCTCAGGCAGTGGCTGGACGA TTTGAGGTTCAAGGAAGCTTTCGAGTGCATGAAGAAGCTGCGCATCAACCTCAACCTCATCTACGACCACAACCCAAAG GTGTTCCTGGAGAACACCCACACGTTCCTGACACAGCTGGACTCCATCAACAACATCAACCTGTTCCTCACGGAGCTCAG GGAGGAGGACACCATCAGCAGCATGTATCCTCGCCCGGGAGGATGCATGCAGCTCCAGCGGCCGCCGCCTGCCTCCGCATGCAAGAAGGTGGACGTGGTGTGTGACGCGCTTCGCAAAACCATGGAGGGCACAGATCCCAACAA GTTCTGTCTGTCCATACTAACGACGCACGTGAAGAAGTCAACTCCTGAGCTGGAGATCGCCCTGCAGAAAGTCCACGAGCTTCGAA TGAACCCCCCTGAGGAAGACGGTGGCGTGAATGCCGAGGAGGCTCTGAAGTATCTTCTCTTCCTCGTCAATGTCAACGACTTGTACGAGCACTCGTTGGGGACGTACGACTTCGACCTGGTGCTCATGGTGGCTGAGAAATCACAGAAG GACCCCAAAGAGTACCTCCCCTTCTTGAACATGCTGAAGAGCCTGGAGGTCAACTACCAACGCTACACCATCGACAAACACCTGAAACGTTACAGCAAGGCGCTGACGCACCTCACGAAATCTG GAGATGAGCATTTCCCAGAGGTTTTGCAGCTCGTGAAGGAGCAGAAACTTTACAGCCAAGCTCTGCGTCTTTACCCCACCGAAGGCGCACACTACAAA GCGCTGAGCCGCACTTACGCCCAGCACCTGCTAGACGGGCAGCGGGCGGAGCACGCCGGCCTGATGCTGTGGCGATGCGGCGAGCTCGAAGGCGCCTTGCAGGCCTTCACCGCCGGCGCCAGCTGGAGAAACGCCATCTGTGTGGCGCAGCAGATCCCGCTGCCCAAGGACCAGCTCGCCCTGGTGGCCCGAGACCTGGCAG GAAAGCTGAGCGAACAACGACGCTACACGGAAGCAGCCGTGCTGCTGGACCAGTACGCTAAA GACTGTGAGGAGGCCATCTTAACGCTGATCACCGGTGCGGCTTGGGAGGAGGCGCTGCGACTG ATCACCCTGCACGACAGGGCCGACATCATAGAGACAAACCTGAAACCAGCCCTGGTTGAAG CGGCCTCAGCACAGATCTTCTTGGTGGAGACGCAGGCGGCCACCTTCTCGCGCCATCGCTCACGTCTGGCGCTGGTGCGGCAGCAGAAGGCGGACAAAGCGCGGACGGGCATGCTGG ACGAGGACGGTCCCGACTGCGCAGACGCTGACCTTTACTCCGAGGCCAGCAGCGTCATGACCGCGTCCAAGTACTCGCACAGCAACTCGCGCGTTTCCTc GAGGTCTTCAAAAAACCGCCGCAAGGCCGAGAGAAAGAAGCTGAGCCTGAAGGAAGGAAATCCCAGGGAGGAGCAAGCCCTCATGTACGCCCTCGGAGAGATCGTCACTAGCGTGGACAAGTTGAGAG AGGAGGTTGAGGCGCTGCTCAAGGCTCTCGTGCACTTCCGCTTCGACAAGCAAGCCGATGAGCTGCAGCTCGTCTTTCACGAAGCTCTGCACGCTATGGAGGAGGCCGTCCCCGAAGTGTGGCTACAGGACTCGCAGAGCAGCCACACACCG